Proteins co-encoded in one Bacillus infantis NRRL B-14911 genomic window:
- a CDS encoding AAA family ATPase, which translates to MKQDTSSLLQQYEERIKGQGLNLRLLLAAILSGGHVLIEGVPGTGKTQMVKTLAGLLGGEFSRIQFTPDLLPSDITGSMIYNMKESSFQTLKGPVFTNVLLADEINRTPAKTQAALLEAMEEKQVTIQGETYQLPEAFFVAATQNPIEFEGTYPLPEAQQDRFLFKLIIGFPEFDEEKLVLQSVLEGRMEAGSIMQALSLEDFLSIRKNIERVALSQDILDYVIRIVRKTREAESIRFGASTRAAISIGKAGRAWAYLAGRDYVTPDDIKMVSKPALRHRIQLSPNAELEGRTVDQTIDELVGSVPVPR; encoded by the coding sequence ATGAAACAAGATACATCTTCACTGCTCCAGCAGTATGAAGAACGAATAAAAGGACAGGGGCTGAACCTGAGGCTGCTGCTTGCCGCAATCCTCTCAGGGGGCCATGTATTGATAGAAGGGGTGCCTGGCACCGGAAAGACCCAGATGGTCAAGACACTGGCCGGGCTTCTCGGCGGTGAGTTCAGCCGGATCCAGTTCACACCCGACCTCCTCCCGAGCGATATAACCGGAAGTATGATTTATAACATGAAGGAAAGCTCCTTCCAAACCCTGAAAGGGCCGGTTTTTACAAATGTCCTGCTCGCTGATGAAATCAACAGGACACCTGCGAAAACACAGGCTGCGCTTTTGGAAGCAATGGAAGAGAAGCAGGTGACGATTCAGGGGGAAACTTATCAGCTCCCGGAAGCATTTTTTGTTGCGGCAACCCAGAACCCGATAGAATTTGAAGGGACGTATCCTTTGCCTGAGGCCCAGCAGGACCGCTTCCTTTTCAAACTGATCATTGGTTTTCCTGAATTTGATGAGGAAAAGCTTGTGCTTCAGTCTGTGCTGGAAGGACGGATGGAAGCCGGGTCGATCATGCAGGCACTTTCACTCGAGGACTTTCTGTCCATACGGAAAAATATCGAGAGGGTGGCTTTAAGCCAGGATATTCTGGATTATGTCATAAGGATTGTCAGAAAGACGAGGGAAGCAGAGTCCATCCGGTTCGGCGCCAGTACAAGGGCGGCCATTTCCATCGGAAAAGCAGGTAGGGCATGGGCTTATCTTGCTGGCCGCGATTATGTTACCCCTGATGACATCAAGATGGTTTCCAAGCCTGCTTTAAGGCATAGGATCCAATTATCCCCAAATGCAGAATTGGAGGGAAGGACTGTTGACCAGACAATCGATGAGCTTGTGGGATCGGTTCCTGTTCCGAGATAG
- a CDS encoding DUF4350 domain-containing protein — MRNQLIKKAFYWIVPLLLFIMASFFLAGDAPASYPPYLAKSPSPTGIKGLYTYLEQNRSSIRKWSREPGLLPNSEEPILLVMAEPSFVPDREEMAAYTEFLENGHTILLFKENPAPMFGIKTEQLAAEGDNAVKVADKDGKVHSAAIHSAFRITEERGDEILLSDELGAVAVKRPVGKGSLIAVNSPSWLTNGMVLDENHLELILALLDESASQDIFIDEFLHGQESSSGAGAYPQWFLVILVQGALLAILWAFYKGKRFGPVDWPREETVRFTDEKISALSAWHLRGRRYQDSLRIQSEYTKELLQEKWGIPFSRDWEEAGVSILAKASSLTQEEVESLTKGISSVLKEENLHKKDYLLWSAKLDHLRKEVENR; from the coding sequence TTGCGGAATCAGCTGATTAAGAAGGCTTTTTACTGGATAGTTCCGCTGCTGCTGTTTATTATGGCCAGCTTTTTCCTGGCCGGCGATGCCCCAGCCAGCTATCCTCCCTATCTTGCCAAATCCCCTTCGCCGACAGGCATTAAGGGACTGTATACATATTTGGAGCAAAACCGCTCCAGCATCAGAAAATGGAGCAGGGAGCCCGGTCTGCTCCCGAACTCTGAAGAACCCATCCTCCTGGTCATGGCAGAGCCCAGCTTTGTCCCTGACCGGGAGGAGATGGCAGCTTATACGGAATTTTTGGAGAATGGCCATACAATTCTGCTATTCAAGGAAAATCCGGCACCGATGTTCGGGATAAAAACAGAGCAATTGGCAGCTGAAGGGGATAACGCCGTGAAGGTTGCTGATAAAGACGGGAAGGTGCACAGTGCAGCCATACACTCTGCATTCCGGATCACAGAAGAACGTGGAGATGAAATTCTGCTTTCAGATGAACTGGGTGCGGTAGCGGTCAAAAGGCCCGTCGGCAAAGGCAGCCTGATTGCCGTCAATTCCCCTTCCTGGCTCACTAATGGAATGGTCCTGGATGAAAACCATTTAGAGCTCATCCTGGCATTATTGGACGAATCAGCCTCACAGGATATATTCATAGATGAATTTTTGCATGGGCAGGAATCTTCTTCCGGGGCCGGGGCTTATCCGCAATGGTTCCTCGTGATTCTTGTACAGGGAGCCCTGCTTGCTATATTATGGGCCTTCTATAAAGGCAAAAGGTTTGGCCCTGTCGACTGGCCGAGGGAGGAAACGGTCCGTTTTACAGATGAAAAGATTTCAGCCTTGTCTGCATGGCATTTAAGGGGAAGGCGCTACCAGGATTCGCTTAGAATCCAGTCGGAATATACAAAAGAGCTGCTCCAGGAAAAATGGGGCATCCCGTTCAGCCGCGACTGGGAAGAAGCCGGGGTTTCCATCCTGGCAAAAGCATCTTCTTTGACTCAAGAAGAGGTAGAGTCACTCACTAAGGGGATATCTTCTGTATTGAAAGAAGAGAATTTGCATAAAAAAGATTATTTGCTCTGGTCTGCAAAACTGGATCATTTAAGGAAAGAGGTGGAGAACAGATGA
- a CDS encoding DUF4129 domain-containing protein produces MKDAEQARKELSEILEDREYTVYQNQGESFLEKLREKFFTWLEELFPQIEFSSGSSGAFPFIMILAGVLFIGIVVFAAARAAKRQKILQEQQPLDRAAEISWSYKKHLEEAGKHEESGDLTKGARHIFLALLLWFNEYGWLNAKIWKTNWDYYEELKRTDTKTAEVFYSLSALFDRAAYGGQSIKASEFQQFKREALRLMDNSANLQEGRDPEVAESAD; encoded by the coding sequence ATGAAGGATGCTGAACAAGCAAGAAAAGAACTGTCTGAGATATTGGAAGACAGGGAATATACTGTCTATCAGAATCAAGGGGAGAGCTTTCTTGAGAAGCTGAGGGAAAAATTCTTCACGTGGCTTGAAGAGCTGTTCCCGCAGATAGAGTTTTCCAGCGGCTCTTCAGGCGCCTTTCCGTTCATCATGATTCTGGCGGGAGTCCTATTCATTGGAATAGTCGTGTTTGCGGCAGCAAGGGCTGCCAAAAGGCAAAAGATCCTGCAGGAGCAACAGCCTCTTGACAGGGCCGCTGAAATCAGCTGGTCCTATAAGAAGCATCTTGAAGAAGCCGGAAAGCATGAGGAATCCGGGGACTTGACAAAAGGAGCACGCCATATTTTCCTGGCCCTTCTGCTCTGGTTCAATGAATACGGGTGGCTGAATGCGAAAATATGGAAAACGAACTGGGATTATTATGAGGAGCTTAAAAGAACCGACACTAAAACGGCTGAGGTTTTCTACTCACTTTCAGCACTTTTCGACAGGGCTGCCTATGGGGGTCAAAGCATAAAAGCCAGTGAGTTTCAGCAATTCAAGAGAGAAGCATTGAGACTTATGGACAATAGTGCAAACCTGCAGGAAGGGAGGGATCCGGAAGTTGCGGAATCAGCTGATTAA
- a CDS encoding GNAT family N-acetyltransferase translates to MKVRELKSLGEKELKQLSVLLADAVNSGASIGFLPPMDEAAALSYWKELQLKETALLIAEEEGMIAGSVQLQFCTKENGTHRAEIGKLMTHTNFRRKGIGRRLMEAAEKRAMDDGVSLIVLDTREGDPSNLLYRSLGYTESGMIPCYARSEDGSLHTTVFYYKLLS, encoded by the coding sequence ATGAAAGTCAGAGAGCTTAAGAGCTTGGGTGAAAAAGAACTGAAACAGCTGTCCGTGCTGCTGGCTGATGCAGTCAACAGCGGAGCGTCGATTGGATTTCTGCCTCCGATGGATGAAGCAGCCGCCCTTTCCTACTGGAAGGAACTCCAGCTGAAAGAGACTGCCCTATTGATAGCAGAAGAAGAAGGAATGATAGCAGGGTCTGTCCAGCTACAATTTTGCACAAAGGAAAATGGCACCCACCGTGCTGAAATAGGCAAGCTGATGACCCATACAAACTTCCGCCGCAAAGGAATTGGCCGCAGGCTGATGGAAGCTGCAGAGAAAAGGGCAATGGATGACGGAGTTTCGCTGATTGTACTCGATACGAGGGAAGGAGATCCTTCCAACCTTCTTTACCGTTCCCTGGGTTATACAGAATCAGGCATGATTCCCTGCTATGCCCGCTCGGAAGACGGCAGCCTCCATACAACCGTCTTTTATTACAAACTTCTATCATAG